A part of Bacteroidota bacterium genomic DNA contains:
- a CDS encoding carboxypeptidase regulatory-like domain-containing protein — MTRKLILKAVAFLIFAPLCLSSQSLIYKFKSKTLVRKWTLSSKAYRLEEVLPGATVELFEGSKRLAQTTSDAEGNFGFDLPSSGNFLIVISKAGYNTRKFSVNCSSIIIKNGAADFIPSVNLTGFIGDKTIKEVGDIGLSAPIVQMADDKNEILKYNGLNFPVNVNDGEIRVIQKFCTCNKLGDIAMQNKNYAIAKKYYQMASTIIGNEEYPKEQLKRAEDGLKEQMLAERVAYSNAKKKSNAAKPIVQKQNSSTSTSQSNTAQKTSSGGRKVLPVIGGKK; from the coding sequence ATGACCAGGAAACTTATTTTAAAAGCTGTTGCATTTTTGATTTTTGCACCCCTTTGTTTATCATCTCAAAGTTTAATTTACAAGTTTAAAAGCAAGACTCTTGTTCGCAAATGGACTTTAAGTTCAAAAGCCTATAGACTGGAAGAAGTTTTACCGGGCGCCACTGTTGAATTATTTGAAGGTTCCAAGCGTCTGGCTCAAACCACCAGTGATGCAGAAGGCAACTTTGGATTTGATCTTCCTTCAAGCGGGAATTTTTTGATTGTTATTAGTAAGGCAGGTTACAACACCAGAAAATTCAGCGTCAATTGCAGCAGTATCATTATTAAAAACGGTGCGGCAGACTTTATTCCCTCTGTCAATTTAACCGGGTTTATTGGTGATAAAACGATAAAAGAGGTGGGAGATATAGGCTTAAGCGCTCCGATTGTACAAATGGCTGACGATAAAAACGAGATCTTAAAATACAATGGATTAAATTTCCCGGTGAATGTAAATGATGGAGAAATACGCGTGATACAAAAATTCTGTACTTGCAATAAACTTGGTGATATAGCCATGCAAAATAAAAATTATGCCATTGCAAAAAAATACTATCAAATGGCTAGCACCATTATAGGCAATGAAGAATATCCAAAGGAACAATTGAAAAGAGCGGAAGACGGATTAAAAGAACAAATGCTTGCCGAGAGGGTTGCCTACTCAAATGCTAAAAAGAAATCAAACGCGGCTAAACCAATTGTTCAAAAACAAAATTCAAGTACTTCAACTTCACAAAGCAATACTGCGCAAAAAACCAGTTCCGGCGGACGAAAAGTTCTTCCGGTAATAGGAGGCAAGAAATAA
- a CDS encoding SpoIIE family protein phosphatase, whose amino-acid sequence MVVFKNADSDTLRVRVLHQLYLVNDSLPYAERELALAEKIKYSRGIAQAFLDIGRWYYFDGKQALALDNLNRSLKIADALGDKNILKSAYRYIGFIYRPQEPFKAKEYYEKSIRLCLETDDQIGASYIYSAIGNIFEGVFDKTNNSNRKALDYYLKSLKIREEKGSPSEIAASLNETSRIYETLHMYDKAVELRLKGLEIAKSVNDKENVVYLLSVIGNDYCGRKKDHASGLKYLLEAYKIGKAGLKNYGLLYDVTKFIAKCYYETSDYKNAGEFFTISENYSDTLKKAELKNLFNLSSVKQELENEIARQKLLLKDAEILKEKAQLERQAVLNRVYLIVILFVLILSIVIYLAYRQKQKDNYNLDARNREVEIAYKTLEVSESKFKQITETIHDVFYLYNIREKKYEYISPNCFEVVGLKPSYLYSGKSMKEVVHPEDLQSVIDANILVDSGMAYNIEYRIIVDSKIKWIAEKSSPIFDEKGELIRNSGICRDITLKKNNEELLRKKNRDITNGITYARNIQKALEVPLETLEKFFKEVFILSKPKEIVSGDFYFYKETESGIYLAAVDCTGHGVPAGFLSILGNSFLDDIIKSDNNLSPATILDRLREKLIASLNQDNPNTETKDGMDIALLCFDKRFKTVQYAGAFNPLFLVRKGELTIIPGDLFTAGLKFGQETKPFTNHIVDLLPGDILYIMSDGYVSQFGGPNDRKFSKKQLEDLLVKIQSQKLTEQKNSLDKEFETWKGNGSQVDDVLVIGVKV is encoded by the coding sequence TTGGTAGTATTTAAAAATGCTGATTCCGATACCTTGCGCGTTCGTGTTTTACATCAACTTTATTTAGTAAACGATTCACTTCCTTACGCCGAACGTGAATTAGCACTTGCTGAAAAAATAAAATACAGCCGAGGTATAGCACAAGCTTTTCTGGATATCGGTCGATGGTACTATTTCGACGGAAAACAAGCATTGGCACTAGATAATTTAAATCGTTCTCTTAAAATTGCTGATGCGCTTGGCGACAAAAACATTCTCAAAAGCGCCTATCGTTATATCGGATTTATTTATCGTCCGCAGGAACCTTTTAAAGCAAAGGAATATTATGAGAAAAGCATCCGGCTTTGTCTCGAAACAGATGATCAAATTGGCGCTTCATACATCTATAGCGCGATTGGAAATATTTTTGAAGGCGTTTTCGATAAAACAAATAATAGCAACAGAAAAGCCCTTGATTATTATCTTAAAAGTTTAAAAATACGTGAGGAGAAAGGTTCTCCTTCTGAAATTGCGGCTTCTTTAAACGAAACCTCCAGAATTTACGAAACCTTGCATATGTATGATAAAGCAGTTGAGTTGCGTTTAAAAGGATTGGAAATTGCAAAGAGTGTAAATGATAAAGAAAATGTTGTTTATCTGTTAAGTGTTATTGGTAATGATTATTGCGGGAGAAAGAAGGATCATGCCAGCGGATTGAAATATTTACTGGAAGCTTACAAGATAGGGAAGGCCGGACTGAAGAATTACGGATTGCTGTATGACGTAACAAAATTTATCGCTAAATGTTATTATGAAACCAGTGATTATAAAAATGCAGGCGAATTTTTTACCATAAGTGAAAATTATTCGGATACATTAAAAAAAGCAGAATTAAAGAACTTGTTTAATTTATCCTCGGTTAAACAGGAATTGGAAAATGAAATCGCCAGACAAAAATTGTTGCTTAAGGATGCCGAAATTTTAAAGGAAAAAGCGCAATTGGAAAGACAAGCGGTATTGAATAGAGTTTACCTTATTGTGATTCTGTTTGTATTGATTTTATCCATTGTAATTTATCTGGCTTATCGTCAAAAACAAAAAGATAATTATAATTTGGATGCACGGAATCGAGAAGTGGAAATTGCTTATAAAACACTTGAAGTAAGCGAAAGTAAGTTCAAACAAATTACGGAAACAATTCATGACGTATTTTACCTTTATAATATAAGGGAAAAAAAGTACGAGTATATCAGTCCTAATTGCTTTGAAGTAGTCGGATTAAAACCTTCTTATTTATACAGTGGAAAAAGCATGAAGGAGGTTGTTCACCCCGAAGATCTTCAATCGGTGATTGACGCGAATATTTTGGTTGATTCAGGTATGGCTTATAACATCGAATACAGAATCATAGTTGATAGTAAGATTAAATGGATTGCTGAAAAGTCGTCACCCATTTTTGATGAGAAAGGTGAATTAATCCGAAATTCCGGTATTTGCAGAGATATAACTCTTAAAAAAAACAATGAAGAATTGTTGAGAAAGAAAAACCGTGATATTACTAACGGAATTACCTACGCCAGAAATATTCAGAAAGCTTTAGAAGTTCCACTTGAAACACTTGAAAAGTTTTTCAAGGAGGTTTTTATTTTATCTAAGCCAAAGGAAATCGTAAGTGGGGATTTTTATTTTTATAAAGAAACTGAATCAGGGATTTATTTAGCAGCTGTTGATTGTACCGGTCATGGTGTTCCGGCAGGTTTCCTGAGTATTTTAGGTAATAGTTTTTTAGATGACATTATAAAATCCGATAACAATTTATCGCCTGCCACAATTTTGGACCGTTTAAGAGAGAAGTTAATTGCATCCCTCAATCAGGATAATCCGAATACCGAAACAAAGGATGGAATGGATATTGCGCTGCTTTGCTTTGATAAAAGGTTTAAGACGGTTCAGTATGCCGGCGCCTTTAACCCATTATTCTTAGTAAGAAAGGGTGAATTAACTATAATTCCCGGTGATTTGTTTACGGCCGGACTTAAATTCGGACAAGAAACAAAACCGTTTACTAATCATATTGTAGATTTATTGCCCGGTGATATTTTGTATATAATGAGTGATGGATATGTTTCACAATTCGGCGGACCAAACGACAGAAAGTTTAGTAAAAAACAATTAGAAGATTTATTAGTTAAAATTCAATCTCAGAAGTTAACAGAGCAAAAGAATAGTCTTGATAAAGAATTTGAAACCTGGAAAGGAAACGGATCACAGGTTGATGATGTATTGGTAATTGGTGTAAAAGTTTAA
- a CDS encoding DUF1987 domain-containing protein, translated as MDDLIISAQEDSPEVNFNASTGVLRITGRAYSNDMVNLFKQLNEWLDAYLAKPYQTTTLMLQIDYSNSVTSRLVYDFIVKCKNVLNQGKELTIKWYHYGGDEDGIDYANLVSKLINYPIENIELD; from the coding sequence ATGGATGATTTAATCATTTCCGCTCAAGAAGATTCCCCAGAAGTAAATTTTAATGCAAGCACCGGCGTTCTTAGAATTACCGGTCGTGCCTATTCTAACGATATGGTTAACTTATTTAAGCAACTTAACGAATGGTTGGATGCTTATCTTGCTAAACCATATCAAACTACTACTTTAATGCTTCAAATAGATTATTCAAACTCCGTGACAAGTCGCTTGGTGTATGATTTTATTGTAAAATGTAAAAATGTACTAAACCAGGGAAAGGAATTAACCATTAAGTGGTATCATTACGGCGGCGATGAAGACGGGATTGATTACGCCAATCTTGTTTCTAAACTCATCAACTATCCCATCGAAAATATCGAATTAGATTAG